The following is a genomic window from Verrucosispora sp. WMMD573.
CGCCGGTGACGTTCCGCCAGCCGGGTCAGGGCGTCGCTTGCCGTGACCAGGTCGCCGGCGCCCACACAGGCCTCGATCCAGTCGGTCTCGAAGCGCTGGGCAAGCGGCTCGGCCAGCCCCATCCGGTCGACCGTCGCGGCGAGCCGGCCGTACCCGGCTGCGGCGTCGGCCATCCGGCCGGCGCAGAGCGCGACGAACGCCGCCAGTTGCAGGTGGATCCGCCGGCACCAGTCGTCGTCGAGCTGCTCGGCCAGTCGGAGCCCCGCCTCGGCCACCCGCTGCGCCACGTCGAGTCGGCCGCGGAGCGCGTCGAGCAGCCCGGCCAGCCAGATTTCCGCGGTCGCCTCGGTGCCCAGCAGCTCACCGAGCTCGCGGGCGGCCGCGATGTGCCGTTCGGCAGTCGACCACCGTCCCGCGAGCAGCTCGGTCTCGCCGAGGTGTTTGAGCAGGTCGTACTGCGAGGGTTCATCTCCTCGCGCCGCTGCCAGGTCCAGCAGTCTGCCCAGCCGTCGGCGGGCCTGAGCCGGATCGTCGATCGACTTCCACCAGATCGCCGGGATCGTGCCGGCGAGCCATGACGGCTCCGGTCCCTCCATCTCCAGCGCCCGGTCGAGCAGTCCGACGCGAGGTGGTTCGCCGGCGCGTACCTCGTTGAAGAACAGGTGCAGCAGCGCCGCGGCGAGCAGTGCGCGGTCTCCCCCGGGGCCGGTGAGCAGGGCGATGGCTGCCTCGGCATGGGCCCGCGCCGGATCCGGCAGGTCGACGAAGAGCGCCAGGTGGGCGTGGATCCGGCCGGCCAGCGGTGAATCCGGGCGGGTTGCCGCCAGTGCCCGCCCGGCGGCCTCGACCGCCGTGCCGCCGGACTCGTCGGCGCTCCAGGCGACCACCGCGCGCAACAGCAGCGCCTCCGCGCGGACGTCGCCGCCGAACTCGGCGGCCACCGCCTCGGCGGCGACGCGCGCGCCCGGGTGGTCGCCGCACCCGAAGCGGCAGCGGGCCGACGCCAGCAGCCGCTGGCCCCGGCCGGCCTCATCGTCCGCCGGTGTGAGCCGTGCGGCCGACTCGTACAGGTTCGCGGCGGCCTCCGGCGCGCCCCGCGCGTGTTGCCGGGCGGCAGCCGCGGCGAGGGCGTCGGCGACCACCGGGTCCGGCGTGGTCGTGCACAGGGCCAGGTGCCGGACCCGTTCGTCCGGATCGGTCACCACCTCGGCGAGCCGGCGGTGCAGGCCGCGCCGGACGCCGGGCGGGATGCCGGCGCGGACCGCGCCCGCGTAGACCGGATGGGTGAACTCCACCCGCGCCGCCCCGACCACCAGCAGGCCGGCCTCCTCGGCGGCATCGAACGCGGCGGGGGAGATCCCCGCCGCGGCCAGGTCCCGAAGCAGGGGCACGCCGAGCAGGGCGGCCAGCCGTACGGCGTCCCGGCAGCGGGCCGGCAGCCGGGCGAGCACCTCACCGAGGAGTTGGTGCATGGACGAGGCCACCGGCAGATCCTGCGCCGGCTCCGGTGGCTGCGGCAGGCGCTGCACCGCGCGGGTGACCTCGATGGCGACCAGTGGATTGCCGGCAGCCTCCCGGGCGATCCGGGCGAGCAGGGAACGACTCAGGGTGGCGCCGACCCGCTCGCGCAGGACGTGGTGCAGGGCACCCACTCCCAGCGGGGCCAGTGGCAGCCGGGTCAGTCGGCCGGGACCGGAGTCGAGCCCGAGTGGCGCGATCCGCAGCGCCGACGTGTTGTCGGTGCGGCAACTGACCAGGGCGGACAGCCCGGGCGCGACCCGGCGCAGAGCGAACCGTAGCGCTCGTTCGCTCGGGCGGTCCAGCCACGGCGAGTCGTCCACGGCGACCAGCACCGGCCGGCCGGCGGCGAGCGCCGCCTCCAGCAGTGATCGGGTGGCGGCGCCGACCACCCGCTCGTCGACGGTCTCGTCGCTGTCCCGAGTGAGCAGCACCATCTCGGCCGCGACACGCTGCGGGCGCGGCAACTCCACCACCAGGTCCGCCAGCGGCCGGAGCAGGTCGGCGAGGGCGGCGAAGGGCAGCTCGGCCTCGCACTCGGTCGGCGCGCAGGTCAGCACCGACCAGCCGGCCCGCGTCGCCTCGGTGACCAGTTCCCGGAGCAAC
Proteins encoded in this region:
- a CDS encoding LuxR family transcriptional regulator, whose protein sequence is MRGTLVGRDGVFDQAWRALREPGSVLLEGPAGIGKTTLLRELVTEATRAGWSVLTCAPTECEAELPFAALADLLRPLADLVVELPRPQRVAAEMVLLTRDSDETVDERVVGAATRSLLEAALAAGRPVLVAVDDSPWLDRPSERALRFALRRVAPGLSALVSCRTDNTSALRIAPLGLDSGPGRLTRLPLAPLGVGALHHVLRERVGATLSRSLLARIAREAAGNPLVAIEVTRAVQRLPQPPEPAQDLPVASSMHQLLGEVLARLPARCRDAVRLAALLGVPLLRDLAAAGISPAAFDAAEEAGLLVVGAARVEFTHPVYAGAVRAGIPPGVRRGLHRRLAEVVTDPDERVRHLALCTTTPDPVVADALAAAAARQHARGAPEAAANLYESAARLTPADDEAGRGQRLLASARCRFGCGDHPGARVAAEAVAAEFGGDVRAEALLLRAVVAWSADESGGTAVEAAGRALAATRPDSPLAGRIHAHLALFVDLPDPARAHAEAAIALLTGPGGDRALLAAALLHLFFNEVRAGEPPRVGLLDRALEMEGPEPSWLAGTIPAIWWKSIDDPAQARRRLGRLLDLAAARGDEPSQYDLLKHLGETELLAGRWSTAERHIAAARELGELLGTEATAEIWLAGLLDALRGRLDVAQRVAEAGLRLAEQLDDDWCRRIHLQLAAFVALCAGRMADAAAGYGRLAATVDRMGLAEPLAQRFETDWIEACVGAGDLVTASDALTRLAERHRRLPRPWTLLGLARSRALLDSASGVDPSAALDDLAAARAAVPPEVLPLDRARCLLVEGMVHRRSRRKRPAREALAAAAAEFDALGAAVFAGRARAEAARLGGRPPAPSDLTATEERVARLAAQGRTSRAIADELFVSPKTVETNLSRVYRKLGISRRAELGAALARVGGPDERSRRPAATAGAPTGTAKG